In the Nitrospirota bacterium genome, one interval contains:
- a CDS encoding 30S ribosomal protein S12, whose product MPTIAQLVRQGRKTLIKKTKCPALKSCPQKRGVCTRVYTTTPKKPNSALRKVARVRLTNAMEVTAYIPGVGHNLQEHSIVMIRGGRVKDLPGVRYHIIRGTLDSQGVNDRKRSRSKYGTKKPK is encoded by the coding sequence GTGCCTACAATAGCACAGTTAGTACGGCAGGGACGCAAGACCCTGATAAAGAAAACGAAGTGTCCAGCGCTGAAGTCATGCCCCCAGAAAAGGGGAGTCTGCACTAGGGTCTACACTACAACGCCAAAGAAGCCTAACTCAGCATTGAGAAAGGTTGCCAGGGTGAGATTAACTAATGCCATGGAAGTGACGGCCTATATCCCAGGTGTTGGGCATAACCTTCAGGAGCACTCGATCGTCATGATCAGGGGTGGAAGGGTGAAGGACCTTCCCGGTGTCAGGTACCATATCATAAGAGGTACTCTTGATTCGCAAGGCGTCAATGACAGGAAGCGCAGCAGATCCAAATACGGAACTAAGAAGCCTAAATAA